One genomic window of Moorella glycerini includes the following:
- a CDS encoding ExeA family protein codes for MYQAFYGLKGAPFGKELKPQDAFLSCSLKETRARLEYLSRVRGMGVLVGEPGAGKTFALRVFCANLNPALFKVIYLPLATGTVMDFYRGLARGLGEEPSFRKIDLFHQIQQAVQVFFRDKKITPVFILDEMHLANPKFLLDLALLFNFAMDAFNPFILVLAGLPFLLSRLELNQTQSLAQRLVVRFQVEPLNREEVGAYLEHHLSLVGATRPLFEPPAVEAIASRSRGWPRLVNNLALTSLLWGAQLKAQLISADVVRQAAAEIGL; via the coding sequence TTAAAAGAAACGAGGGCCCGGCTGGAGTATTTATCCCGCGTCCGGGGCATGGGGGTCCTGGTGGGGGAACCGGGAGCCGGTAAGACCTTTGCCTTGCGGGTCTTTTGTGCTAATTTAAACCCGGCCCTCTTTAAGGTTATTTATTTGCCCCTGGCCACAGGGACGGTCATGGATTTTTACCGCGGTTTGGCCCGGGGCCTGGGGGAAGAACCGTCTTTCCGCAAGATTGACCTTTTTCACCAGATCCAGCAGGCGGTCCAGGTGTTCTTCCGGGATAAAAAGATTACGCCCGTCTTCATCCTGGATGAGATGCACCTGGCTAACCCCAAATTCCTGCTGGACCTGGCCCTGCTCTTTAATTTCGCCATGGACGCCTTTAATCCTTTTATCCTGGTCCTGGCCGGCTTGCCTTTTTTGTTGAGCCGCTTGGAGTTGAACCAGACCCAGTCTCTGGCCCAACGCCTGGTGGTTCGCTTCCAGGTGGAACCTTTAAACCGTGAGGAGGTGGGCGCCTACCTGGAGCACCATTTATCCCTGGTGGGGGCTACCAGGCCTTTATTTGAGCCGCCTGCCGTCGAGGCCATCGCTTCTCGCTCCCGCGGCTGGCCGCGCCTGGTGAACAACCTGGCCCTGACTTCCCTCCTCTGGGGCGCCCAGCTTAAAGCCCAGCTGATTAGTGCTGATGTGGTCCGCCAGGCAGCTGCCGAAATTGGCCTCTAA
- a CDS encoding lysylphosphatidylglycerol synthase transmembrane domain-containing protein gives MAAGKIVEFKEGYSKYLLGLLLVLLLSWLGLNLAGDFNLTRLIQGWQLMDLPLVIGACLLTASLWLIETLRMQVLLRLAGTRLSFFKVLQVNLAFAFAGAVTPAGMGATPALVYFFFRQGVKLEAAMAVATARMLLSMLFFAIVNPLVLFLLRKELGLSPLVVKLTLTGVISVSLLGLGFIFMSLQIQRIAFLLKPLLPERWGQPFYDTAVSFRNAWSRLLVAREPLALIALSLLTMLYWAGFFTIGWLLALDLGATISWTVMVGRQMILYFLLSCLPLPGGSGIAEMGYRALFAHAVVPGYAGILVAWWRFLTFYINLIIGGLVFWRLVKT, from the coding sequence ATGGCTGCCGGTAAAATAGTTGAATTTAAAGAGGGATATTCTAAATATTTGCTGGGCCTTTTGCTGGTATTATTATTGAGCTGGCTGGGCCTCAACCTGGCGGGCGATTTTAACCTGACACGCCTCATCCAGGGCTGGCAACTCATGGATCTCCCCCTAGTCATTGGGGCCTGCCTGTTGACCGCCAGCCTGTGGCTGATAGAAACCTTAAGGATGCAGGTTCTATTAAGGTTGGCCGGCACCAGGCTGTCGTTCTTTAAAGTCCTACAGGTTAACCTGGCCTTTGCTTTTGCCGGGGCGGTAACCCCGGCAGGGATGGGGGCTACACCGGCCCTGGTTTATTTTTTCTTCCGCCAGGGGGTAAAATTGGAAGCTGCCATGGCTGTGGCTACGGCCAGGATGCTGTTAAGCATGCTTTTTTTCGCCATCGTCAATCCCCTGGTGCTTTTCCTCTTGCGTAAAGAATTGGGTTTATCACCCCTGGTGGTCAAATTAACTCTAACCGGGGTGATAAGTGTATCTTTACTGGGGCTGGGTTTTATCTTTATGTCCCTGCAAATCCAGAGAATTGCTTTTCTGCTTAAACCCCTCCTACCGGAGCGTTGGGGCCAGCCTTTTTATGACACAGCCGTTTCTTTCCGTAACGCCTGGAGCCGGTTACTTGTTGCCAGGGAGCCCCTGGCCCTGATTGCTTTGAGTCTACTAACCATGCTCTACTGGGCCGGATTTTTTACCATTGGCTGGCTCCTGGCCCTGGACCTGGGGGCCACCATCTCCTGGACGGTAATGGTAGGGCGGCAAATGATTTTATATTTCCTGCTTTCCTGTTTGCCCTTGCCCGGTGGCAGCGGTATAGCCGAGATGGGCTACAGGGCTTTGTTTGCCCATGCCGTAGTACCTGGGTACGCCGGCATCCTGGTGGCCTGGTGGCGCTTTTTAACGTTTTACATAAATTTAATTATCGGCGGCCTGGTTTTCTGGCGGTTGGTGAAGACGTAA
- a CDS encoding ABC transporter permease → MGFAVLVGIFFGYYLARKAATANPIEALRYEWAKKSSPLQPYS, encoded by the coding sequence ATGGGCTTTGCGGTCCTGGTGGGGATATTCTTTGGCTACTACCTGGCCCGCAAGGCCGCCACTGCCAACCCCATCGAAGCCCTGCGCTATGAGTGGGCTAAAAAAAGTAGCCCCCTGCAGCCTTACAGTTAA
- a CDS encoding DsrE family protein, whose protein sequence is MFGQGNADIKVVANGEAVSIFGNRCLFAGGDGRGASCGTANGSLVEQMKKLSQMGVNFVACRNALKGQSIDEDSLPNFLIVVVI, encoded by the coding sequence TTGTTTGGGCAAGGAAATGCTGACATCAAAGTAGTGGCCAACGGTGAGGCGGTTTCTATTTTCGGGAACAGGTGTCTCTTTGCCGGAGGTGACGGTCGGGGGGCAAGCTGCGGGACAGCTAATGGGTCGCTGGTGGAGCAGATGAAGAAGTTATCGCAGATGGGAGTAAACTTTGTAGCGTGTCGGAACGCTCTTAAAGGTCAGTCTATCGACGAGGACAGCCTCCCCAACTTTCTGATAGTTGTTGTCATTTAG